A stretch of Arachis hypogaea cultivar Tifrunner chromosome 15, arahy.Tifrunner.gnm2.J5K5, whole genome shotgun sequence DNA encodes these proteins:
- the LOC112750753 gene encoding uncharacterized protein: MSQQEYGYAIELYLDPALENQVLKAWNALARRQISTHLIDMASRPHITLFSFPSSSLDPSKFDSILEPFASKQEPLPLSFSSIGSLSGDSNLLFLSPTPTLSLLQLHSQLSDALRKEGVEVPADYSVDNWIPHCSVAKHVPKPRMAEGFSVLRDLKLPVTGYAVDIALVEFSPVRELFSFVLGTALGS, encoded by the coding sequence ATGTCGCAACAAGAATACGGTTACGCCATCGAACTCTACTTGGACCCGGCGCTGGAGAACCAGGTCCTGAAAGCATGGAACGCCCTCGCCCGCCGCCAAATCAGCACTCACCTCATCGACATGGCCTCTCGCCCTCACATCActctcttctctttcccttcttccTCCCTCGACCCTTCCAAATTCGACTCCATCCTCGAACCCTTCGCTTCAAAGCAAGAGCCTCTTCccctctccttctcctccatcggCTCTCTCTCCGGCGACTCCAacctcctctttctctctcccacTCCCACGCTTTCCCTCTTGCAGCTCCACTCTCAGCTCTCCGATGCCTTGAGGAAAGAAGGCGTTGAGGTTCCCGCTGACTATTCCGTTGACAATTGGATCCCTCATTGCTCCGTTGCCAAGCACGTTCCCAAGCCCAGAATGGCCGAAGGATTCTCTGTTTTGAGGGATTTGAAGCTTCCTGTTACTGGCTATGCTGTTGACATTGCCCTCGTCGAGTTTTCGCCCGTTCGCGAGCTCTTCTCCTTTGTTCTTGGCACTGCTCTTGGATCTTGA